The genomic interval TTAGGGGTTATTCCTATTGTCAACGAAAATGACACGGTAGCAGTCGAGGAGCTTAATTTCGGGGATAACGATACAATGTCGGCACTTGTAGCGAGCTTAGTAGAAGCCGACTATCTCTTTCTCCTCACGGATGTGGATCGACTTTATTCAGCCGACCCCAGACACAACCCAGAAGCACAACCGATTCAAAAAGTGGTGACCCGCGAAGAACTGGAAGAATTACAAAGTAAGGCAGGCAAAAGCGGTTCTCAATGGGGAACCGGTGGCATGGTAACCAAGCTAGAAGCCGCTCGCATTGCGACAGGGGCGGGTGTTAAAACCATTATCACCCACGGACGCCGACCCAAAGATATTCATAAAATTCTGGCTGGAGAAACCATCGGGACGCAGTTTGAAGCGCAACCCCGTGGAGAAAATGCTCGTAAACGCTGGATTGCCTATAGTTTAGTACCAGTGGGACAATTGTATTTAGATGAAGGGGCGGTTACAGCGATCCGCGATCGCGGTAAATCTCTCCTCGCTGCTGGTATTACACGGGTGGAAGGCAATTTTCAAGCGGGAGAAGCAGTGGCGTTATGTGATGGGGACGGGAAAGAAATTGCTCGGGGTCTAGTCAACTATAGTAGTGCCGAACTGCAGCAAATTCGCGGTTCCCAATCGCAAAGTATCCCCTCTATTCTTGGTTATACCAATACCGAAACGGTGGTCCATCGCGATGATATGGTGTCAGTTTTATAGCAAATTTCTGTACCGAAACGCACCAAGTTTGGCAAAATAGACTCTGTAGTGATTCTTAAATGATGAAGTCGAAATTTGTCCTGCTTAAGGCAATAGGCGACAGGGAACAGAGAACAGGCGACAGCGTTAGACAATCACTCAAATTACTCAGTTTGTACTTCATCAAGATAGAACGTGCTATATCCGTATTTTGAAATGAATGAATTCTCCACACCAATGAGCAAACCGCAAACTCTCTTCGATAAAATCTGGAATCAGCATTTAGTAGATGAACAAGATGATGGCACTTGTCTGCTCTATATTGATCGTCATTTAATCCATGAAGTGACCAGTCCCCAAGCTTTTGAAGGACTCCGTTTAGCTAAGCGTACCCCCCGTCAACCGCAAGCAGCCCTTGCTGTCGCCGATCACAACGTTCCCACCTCAGATCGCTCAGAAGGGATTAAAGAACCGCAAAGTCGCCTGCAAGTGGAAACTCTCGAACGCAATGCTGAAGAAATGGGGATTCCGCTGTTTCGCATGAGTGACGAACGCCAAGGGATTGTCCATATTATTGGTCCCGAACAAGGCTTAACCCAACCGGGAATGACGATTGTTTGTGGCGATAGCCATACCTCTACCCATGGGGCATTTGGGGCGCTGGCGTTTGGGATTGGTACCTCAGAAGTGGAGCACGTTCTCGCGACCCAGACGCTACAAGCGAGAAAGCCCAAAAATATGAGAATTACCGTAGAAGGTTCACTACCGCTAGGAGTGACAGCAAAAGACATTATTCTCGCCATTATCGGCAAAATTGGTACCGCTGGCGGAACCGGTCATGTCATCGAATACGCGGGAGAAGCCATTCACAGCTTAACCATGGAAGGGCGGATGACCATTTGCAATATGTCCATCGAAGCCGGGGCACGTGCTGGATTAATCGCCCCCGATGAAACCACCTTTAACTATATTAAAGGTCGTCCGCTTGCTCCTCAAGGCGAAAATTGGGAAAAAGCGGTTGCTTACTGGCAGTCTTTACCCTCAGATGCCGGGGCAACGTATGATAAGGAAGTCACTTTAAAAGCGAGTGAAATTATTCCCCAAGTGACCTGGGGAACGAGTCCGCAAGACGTTTTACCGATTACCGAAAGCGTCCCTGATCCCGATGACTTTAGCGATTTTAATCGTCAGCAAGCGGTCAAACGAGCCTTAGAGTATATGGGACTGACACCCGGGACCAAACTCACCGAAATCCCGGTTGATACCGTGTTTATTGGCTCTTGTACCAATGGACGCATTGAAGACTTGCGAGCAGTAGCCAAAGTTGCGGAAGGGCGTAAAGTGGCTGATGGCGTCTATGCGATGATTGTTCCCGGTTCTGGCTTAGTGAAACATCAAGCCGAACAAGAGGGCTTAGATATTATCTTTAAGCAAGCGGGGTTTGATTGGCGTGAACCCGGTTGTTCCATGTGCTTAGCCATGAATGCCGATCAATTAAAGCCAGGAGAACGCTGTGCTTCCACCTCGAACCGCAATTTTGAAGGACGACAAGGACGCGGCGGACGCACCCATTTAGTGAGTCCTGCCATGGCGGCTGCGGCTGCAGTAACTGGGAAATTAACCGATGTACGAGAATTAGATCATTAAGGGAATTATGGAGAAATTTACAACCTTAACGGGGATTGCTGCCCCTTTACCGATGATGAATGTTGACACGGATATGATTATCCCCAAGCAACATCTCAAAACCATTAAACGGACAGGGTTAGGCAAAGTTTTATTTGATGAGTTACGTTTCCAAGAAAGTGGTGAGGAAATTCCCGATTTTGTTCTCAATCAAGCCCCCTATCGCGAGGCAAAAATTTTAATTGCAGGAGATAACTTTGGCTGTGGTTCCTCCCGAGAACATGCGCCTTGGGCCTTACTCGACTTTGGTATTCGCTGTGTGATTGCACCGAGTTTTGCCGATATCTTTTTCAATAACTGCTTCAAAAATGGCATTCTGCCCATTGCTTTAGGACAAACCGAAGTGGATACGTTAATGGCGGATGCGCAAAATCCCGAAACCGTAACCATGACCGTTGATTTACCCGAACAAGTGATTCGCCGCCATAATCAGGAAACCATCCCATTTACAGTCGATGAGTTTCGGAAGCACTGTTTACTCAATGGCTTAGACGATATTAGTTTAACCTTGCAGAAAGCCGAGCAAATTGGCGACTTTGAACGCCAGCAACAGGAGTCTTTGCCTTGGCTATGGGCCAATCGTTAGGGAACTCTAACCGCAATTGCTGCCTCTGCCAGAAGAAACGACATCATAGGAAATTCAGCCCTCAAAAATTACGGTTCGGATATCCCTACTCAGTTAAGGCTTAGCACTCCCTAAAAGAGAGTGCTAAATTGACTATTGATGGACGACGACAATAAAAATTACAACGATGCCTAAAATCGTATCTTTTAACGAAAAAGCAAGACGCTCTCTCGAACGAGGCGTTGATGCCCTGGCAAACGCTATCCGCATCACGCTTGGTCCGAAAGGACGCAATGTCTTATTGGAAAAACAATATGGTGCTCCCCAAATCGTCAATGATGGGATTACTGCTGCTAAAGAAATTGAATTAGAAGACCCTCTCGAAAATACGGGCGCTCGCTTAATTCAAGAAGTCGCCTCGAAAACCAACGATGTTGCTGGAGATGGGACAACCACCGCTACAGTCCTTGCCCAAGCAATGATCAAAGAAGGATTGAAAAACGTTG from Cyanobacteria bacterium GSL.Bin1 carries:
- the proB gene encoding glutamate 5-kinase, with amino-acid sequence MSQTIVVKIGTSSVTQPQTASLAIANIAALAETLTELRSNHMRVILVSSGATGVGCERLNLKERPRTIALNQAVAAVGQGRLIRIYDDLFSTLRQPIAQVLLTRQELIQRNSYVNIYNTFQSLLELGVIPIVNENDTVAVEELNFGDNDTMSALVASLVEADYLFLLTDVDRLYSADPRHNPEAQPIQKVVTREELEELQSKAGKSGSQWGTGGMVTKLEAARIATGAGVKTIITHGRRPKDIHKILAGETIGTQFEAQPRGENARKRWIAYSLVPVGQLYLDEGAVTAIRDRGKSLLAAGITRVEGNFQAGEAVALCDGDGKEIARGLVNYSSAELQQIRGSQSQSIPSILGYTNTETVVHRDDMVSVL
- the leuC gene encoding 3-isopropylmalate dehydratase large subunit; its protein translation is MSKPQTLFDKIWNQHLVDEQDDGTCLLYIDRHLIHEVTSPQAFEGLRLAKRTPRQPQAALAVADHNVPTSDRSEGIKEPQSRLQVETLERNAEEMGIPLFRMSDERQGIVHIIGPEQGLTQPGMTIVCGDSHTSTHGAFGALAFGIGTSEVEHVLATQTLQARKPKNMRITVEGSLPLGVTAKDIILAIIGKIGTAGGTGHVIEYAGEAIHSLTMEGRMTICNMSIEAGARAGLIAPDETTFNYIKGRPLAPQGENWEKAVAYWQSLPSDAGATYDKEVTLKASEIIPQVTWGTSPQDVLPITESVPDPDDFSDFNRQQAVKRALEYMGLTPGTKLTEIPVDTVFIGSCTNGRIEDLRAVAKVAEGRKVADGVYAMIVPGSGLVKHQAEQEGLDIIFKQAGFDWREPGCSMCLAMNADQLKPGERCASTSNRNFEGRQGRGGRTHLVSPAMAAAAAVTGKLTDVRELDH
- the leuD gene encoding 3-isopropylmalate dehydratase small subunit, with amino-acid sequence MEKFTTLTGIAAPLPMMNVDTDMIIPKQHLKTIKRTGLGKVLFDELRFQESGEEIPDFVLNQAPYREAKILIAGDNFGCGSSREHAPWALLDFGIRCVIAPSFADIFFNNCFKNGILPIALGQTEVDTLMADAQNPETVTMTVDLPEQVIRRHNQETIPFTVDEFRKHCLLNGLDDISLTLQKAEQIGDFERQQQESLPWLWANR